The following DNA comes from Nocardioides panzhihuensis.
GCTGGGACGGCGCCGCCAGTCTCGACCATGCCGTCTGGTTCCACCACCCGACACGAGTGGACGAGTGGCTGCTGTCCCACTACACGCCGCAGACCGTCGCAGACGGCCGCGGCCTCTACACCGGCTCGATCTTCGACCAGAGTGGCGCAGTCGTGGCGTCCATCGCGCAGGAGGGCCTCTACCAGAGGGTCGGCTACCAACCGGCGACCCGCGGCCAGTAGCGCTCTGTTCACGCTTCCACCCGGACCCAGCCGCCATCATCGGAGGAGCGGCGAGCGGCGTCCACGATCGCCAGGCTGAGCAGGCCGTCCTCGAAGCTCGGCGCCCTGGTCGCTCCACCGTGGAAGGCCGGGAGCCAGTCTTCCAGCATCAACGCCATCGCCCGGCTCGCGTGACCGGCGAGCCCCTCGGGGAGCTGCTCGGGATGGGCCGGCTCACGCTCCGCCGGCACGAGTGGCGCGAGCGCCTCGTCGCTCGGGCGACCCGCCGCGTATGCCGCCGAGCGGAGCGTGCCGTCGCCGATGATGGTGCCTTCGGCACCGAGGAGCTCGAGGCGGTAGTGGTCGGCGTGCGCGCCCATGACCGACACGCTCAGCACGCCGAGCGCCCCGGACTCGAACCGCAGCAGGACGGCGGCGGTGTCGTCCGCGGTGACCGCGAGGATGCTGCCGTCGGGCAGCCGTCGCTCGGGCTCGCTCGTGCGTACGTCGGCGCAGACCTCGACCGGACGTCCCAAGAGGTGAGGGACGAAGTCGAGGTCGTGCACGAGCATGCCCGCCAGGTAGCCGCCACCCTGCTCGCGGTCGTACATCCAGGCCGCCTGCGGAGGCCTGCTCGGATGCCAGTACGACGCGGCGCGGCTGACCCGGGCCAGGTACGGCTTCCCGAGGAAGCTGCCGCCGACCTGCTCGGCGACCGCGAGCCAGTCCGGGTTCCAGCGGTTCTCGAAGCAGCAGGCGGTCGGCCGGCCCGCCTCGGTCGCGGCCTTCACGAGCGCCCGGGCCTGGTCGAGGTCGTCGGTGAGCGGCTTCTCGCACAGCACCGCCTTGCCCGCTTCGAGAGCCGCGAGGGTGATCTCGGCGTGCAGCGCCGTCGGGGTGGCCACCGAGATCACATCGAGGTCGTCACGGCGTACGAACTCGCGCCAGCTCGTCGAGGTGTCCTCGATGCCCACCCGCGCCGAGACCTTGGCGAGCCGTTCGGGCGTACGGGCACAGAGCGCGACCGGGTCCAACCCGTCCGCGGCCCGGAAACCGGGCACCTGGACGTGCGCGCCCCAGCCGATCCCGACGATTCCCACTCGCAGGTCCATCCGACTGCTCGTCCCTTCTGGATCAGCGGGTGCTGAGCAGCATCGACCCGGCGACCGGACCGCCGCCGACACCGACGACCGCGACGTCGGGGTCGTTGCCGACCTGGCGCTCGCCGCCCTCGCCCCAGAGCTGGACGCAGGCCTCGTGCAGGAAGCCCATGCCGTGCAGCCGGCCGCCGGAGAGCTGGCCACCGCTGGTGTTCAACGGCAGCTCGCCCTCGAGCGCGATCCGCTCCCCGCCCTCGATGAGCTTGCCGACCTGGCCATGCTCGGCGAAGCCGAGAGCCTCCAACCACATCACCGTCAGGAAGCTGAACCCGTCGTAGAGCTGGGCGACGTCGACATCGGCCGGCGTCAGCGAGGTGTTCTTCCACAGCTCGGCGCCGGAGTCGTGGGCGGCCATCGTGGTCAGATCCGTGCGCTGGTCCCAGGTCGCCCGCTCGTACATCGCCGGGCCCACCGACTCGACGGTGAGCGGGTGGCGCGGCAGACCGGCGGCCGCGTCCCGGCGGGAGATCACCACCGCGGTGGCGCCGTCGCACGGTACGTCGCAGTCGTAGAGGCACAGGGGCTCGGAGATCATCCGGGCGTCGAGGTAGTCGGCCAGCGTCATCGGGTCTCGGTAGATCCCGTCGGGGTTCAGCCCCGCGTTGCGGCGGGCGTTGACCGCGATGGCACCGAGCTGCTCGCGGGTCAGGCCGAACTCGTGCATGTAGCGCTGGGTCGGCATCGAGAGCCAGTTGGCTGCCGAGAGGGCCCCGAACGGGGCGCTCCACTCCAGGTGAGGAGGCAGGTCGCCGCCACTGAAGAGCACCGAGCCGCGCCCGCCGGCCTGCGCCTGTGCCGTCGACTCCCACACCGAGCGGAAGACCACGACGTGATCGGCCAGGCCGAGGGTGACGGCCATGCATGCCTCGATCGCCGGGCCGATCTGACCGGCGGTCTCCAGCGAGGAGACGTACCAGCGGCTGCGCAGGCCGAGCGCGTTGCGTACCTCCTGGATGCCCGCGCCCGAGAAGCCGGGGTCAGGGACGCCAGGGCCGGGATAGCTGGCGATGCCGTCGACGTCGTCGATGTCGAGTCCGGCGTCGGCGATCGCCCGGGTGACCGCCTCCAGGGTCAGGTCCAGGCCGGTGCGGCCGAGCCGGCGACCGACCTGGGACTTGCCGGCGCCGGTGATGACGGCCCTACCGTCGAAGGGTCCGCGGTTCATTCCATGCCCACCTCTCCTGCGTTGCTCACCGGTCGGAACAGCGGGATCCAGACCCGCTTGTCCACCTGGTCGGTCTGTTCCCCCCACTGCTCGAAGAACACCTCGACGTCGAGCCCGATCGCGACGTCGTCGAGCGCGACGTCGACGAGGTTGGTCATCAGGCGTACGTCGCGGTCCTCTACCAGCTCGACCATCGCGACGACGTACGGCGGCTCCAGGCCGGGGATCCACGGCTGCCGGTTGATCGTGTACGCCGCGACGACCGCACGTCCGGAGACCGGCTCGGGGGCGACGTCGAAGCTGCGGCACCGCCAGCAAGTCGGGGCGGGCGGGTGGAAGAAGTGGCCACAGGCGCGGCAGTGTGAGATCAGCAGCTCGCCGCGCTCGCCGCCGGTCCAGAACTGCCGTGACTCGGGGGTGGGGCTCGGGGCCAGTCTCAGGCTCGGGCGCGTATATGGCTGCGGCGCTGCAGGTGCGGGAGCGGTCACTGACTCTCCTCGGAGAAGTGGGACAATCTGACAGTTTTGTCATCTGATCCTAGCCGTGAACCTTCGGCGACGGTAGGCCCAATCCGTCGCGTGCGGATGGAACTCCGTCACCAGCTCCGCGATCACTGGTGATCAACAGCACAGCGTGTCACGGGGCCCACCGGACAACAGTGTCAAGTTTTGCGTTTAGAATGACGGGATGGAACTCCCCGAACGCCGAGGGGCCGCACGATGACGCTGGAAGCCAGTCCGACCCACGTCGCCGGAACCGAGGACGCCTCCGAGCTCGGGCCCCGCGCGCTGCGCACCCGAGAGGCCATCCTCGACGCGGCCCGCAAGCTCTTCCTCGACCGCGGGTACGCCGGCACCCGGATCAACAACATCACCGACGAGGCCGGGGTCTCGCGAGCAGGTTTCTACACCTACTTCAAGGACAAGCACGAGGTCGTCGACATCCTCGGGGTGGAGCCCTACAAGGACTGCATGAGGGTCGTCGGCATGTGGGACGAGATGCCGAAGCGGCCCACGGTCGACGAGATCCGCGACTGGGTGCAGGCCTACTTCGACTTCATGGACGTGCACGGCGCCTTCATCTACGCCCTGGCCCAGTCGGGCCCGACCGACGAGGAGTTCCGAGCGACCGCCCGGCGCCTCCAGGTGCGCGCCGCCTTCCTGCTCGGGGTGGGCCTGAGGAGCCGGCAAGCCTCCCCCACCAGCGCACCCGAGGCGCTCGGGCTGAGCATCCTGGCGATGCTCGACCACTCCTGGTCGCAGATCCGCGTACGCAAGCTCCCGATCGACCAGCGCGAGGTCGTCGACGCGATCTCCGAGACGATCCTGCACACGCTCAAGGGCTGACCGGGGTGGCGTAGCGGCGACGCAGGTCCGCCTTGGCCACCTTCGCCAGCCCTGTGCGCGGCAGCTCGTCCACGACCTCGAGCCGCTCGGGCAGCTTCTGACGCATGAGTCCGGCATCGAGGAGGAAGTCGCACAGGTCGTCCAGGGTGGGTGGCTCGGTGCCTGGAGCGGACACGACCACGGCGCAGACCAGCTCGCCACGGTCCTCGTCCGGGAGCCCGACGACGGCCGCCTCGGCGATCGCGGGGTGGGTGACGAGAGCCGACTCGATCTCGAGCGGCGCGATGTTCTCCCCCTTGCGGATGATCAGCTCCTTGAGCCTGCCGGTGACCTCGATGTGCCCGGTCGGATGGAGAAGCCCGAGGTCACCGGTGCGGAACCAGCCGTCCGCGGTGAACGCCTTGGTGGTCTCCTCCGGGTCGGTGTAGCCGCGGCACACACCGGCACCGGAGACCTGGATCTCTCCCGGCACCATCGGCGGGCAGGGCACGCCGTCGGGGCCCATGATCCGCACCTCGTTGCCCGGCACCGGCCGGCCGTCGGTCGCCGCCAGGATCTCGTCGGGGTCGCGCGGGTCGGCAACGCCGAGCATCGGCACCTCGGTCATCCCGTAGTCGTGCGCGACCGGGATCCCGAGCGTCTCGCGCACGGCCGCGAAGAGCTCCGGCGAGCACGGAGCGCCACCACCCTTGAGCGTACGCAGGGTCGGCAGCAGCGGCTCGGGAGCCATGCTGCGGGCGACCGCGACCAGCGCCTGGTAGAACGGCGGCGCACCGCCCGTGGTCGTGACTCCGTACTCGCGGAAGGCCTTGATCGCCCGGTCCGGGACGAATGCCTCGAGCAGAAGCATCGGGTAGCCGCCGGCGAGCGCGGCGATGAGGTATTCGATCCCGCCGACGTGGGCGATCGGGAAGCCCATCGCGGCGACCTCGCCGAACTTC
Coding sequences within:
- a CDS encoding Gfo/Idh/MocA family protein, whose translation is MDLRVGIVGIGWGAHVQVPGFRAADGLDPVALCARTPERLAKVSARVGIEDTSTSWREFVRRDDLDVISVATPTALHAEITLAALEAGKAVLCEKPLTDDLDQARALVKAATEAGRPTACCFENRWNPDWLAVAEQVGGSFLGKPYLARVSRAASYWHPSRPPQAAWMYDREQGGGYLAGMLVHDLDFVPHLLGRPVEVCADVRTSEPERRLPDGSILAVTADDTAAVLLRFESGALGVLSVSVMGAHADHYRLELLGAEGTIIGDGTLRSAAYAAGRPSDEALAPLVPAEREPAHPEQLPEGLAGHASRAMALMLEDWLPAFHGGATRAPSFEDGLLSLAIVDAARRSSDDGGWVRVEA
- a CDS encoding TetR/AcrR family transcriptional regulator, with amino-acid sequence MTLEASPTHVAGTEDASELGPRALRTREAILDAARKLFLDRGYAGTRINNITDEAGVSRAGFYTYFKDKHEVVDILGVEPYKDCMRVVGMWDEMPKRPTVDEIRDWVQAYFDFMDVHGAFIYALAQSGPTDEEFRATARRLQVRAAFLLGVGLRSRQASPTSAPEALGLSILAMLDHSWSQIRVRKLPIDQREVVDAISETILHTLKG
- a CDS encoding OB-fold domain-containing protein encodes the protein MTAPAPAAPQPYTRPSLRLAPSPTPESRQFWTGGERGELLISHCRACGHFFHPPAPTCWRCRSFDVAPEPVSGRAVVAAYTINRQPWIPGLEPPYVVAMVELVEDRDVRLMTNLVDVALDDVAIGLDVEVFFEQWGEQTDQVDKRVWIPLFRPVSNAGEVGME
- a CDS encoding thiolase family protein — translated: MNRGPFDGRAVITGAGKSQVGRRLGRTGLDLTLEAVTRAIADAGLDIDDVDGIASYPGPGVPDPGFSGAGIQEVRNALGLRSRWYVSSLETAGQIGPAIEACMAVTLGLADHVVVFRSVWESTAQAQAGGRGSVLFSGGDLPPHLEWSAPFGALSAANWLSMPTQRYMHEFGLTREQLGAIAVNARRNAGLNPDGIYRDPMTLADYLDARMISEPLCLYDCDVPCDGATAVVISRRDAAAGLPRHPLTVESVGPAMYERATWDQRTDLTTMAAHDSGAELWKNTSLTPADVDVAQLYDGFSFLTVMWLEALGFAEHGQVGKLIEGGERIALEGELPLNTSGGQLSGGRLHGMGFLHEACVQLWGEGGERQVGNDPDVAVVGVGGGPVAGSMLLSTR
- a CDS encoding class I adenylate-forming enzyme family protein, with protein sequence MTSPWPWALDARTVNGLLAERARTTPTQPGLIDEGGTTLSWSELERAVDGAVGWLSAQGIEPGTRVAWQLPTRISTAVTMLALRRLGAVQAPIIHLYRDKEVTAALRTFVADVLLVPGLWNGFDYAEMAGGLDLAEAPRVIEVGHEIPAEAAGHDHREPSDADPDEVAWVYFTSGSSGAPKGARHTDTSLLTTGRAFGGQGRLGEKFGEVAAMGFPIAHVGGIEYLIAALAGGYPMLLLEAFVPDRAIKAFREYGVTTTGGAPPFYQALVAVARSMAPEPLLPTLRTLKGGGAPCSPELFAAVRETLGIPVAHDYGMTEVPMLGVADPRDPDEILAATDGRPVPGNEVRIMGPDGVPCPPMVPGEIQVSGAGVCRGYTDPEETTKAFTADGWFRTGDLGLLHPTGHIEVTGRLKELIIRKGENIAPLEIESALVTHPAIAEAAVVGLPDEDRGELVCAVVVSAPGTEPPTLDDLCDFLLDAGLMRQKLPERLEVVDELPRTGLAKVAKADLRRRYATPVSP